In one Parageobacillus genomosp. 1 genomic region, the following are encoded:
- a CDS encoding hydantoinase B/oxoprolinase family protein: MAMNVKEVKKRKTIGWDGKTLKEMREEIDRLSQLTGHYAGLKELPLKESDPIRYEKIFSKLRGGVVHARETAKRVAASPIVEQEGELCFTLYTPEGDSIVTSTGIIIHVGTMGAAIKFMIKNDYEENPGIEDGDIFCNNDCQIGNVHPCDVHTIVPIFYEGELIGWVGGVTHVIDVGATAPGSMTVGPVTRYDDGYQVACRKIGKNDTLLKDWLIESQRSVRTTKYWLLDERTRIAGCHMIRDLVLDIVKEEGIDTYKQFIREVIEEGRRGFINQVKTLLIPGRYRQVSFVDVPYKNLDVPPYARVNTIMHAPTEIIVHKDGKFEIDFEGVNRWGWHSYNATPVSITSGIWVMMSQTLIPNDRVNDGAYYASKFDLPYGSWLNPDDIRTAHSYAWHFLVSAWSPLWRGLSRNYFARGYLEEVNAGNANTSNWLQGGGYNQFNENHAVNSFESAAEGVGASAVRDGISHAAAIWNPEGDMGDMEIWELAEPLIYLGRSIKPNTGGHGKYRGGNGYESLRMVYGAKDWTMFFMGNGYISSDCGLMGGYPAAAGYRFEAHGTNLKERIEKRLPIPTGGDPDPDNPQYEKLMEAKEIIRDKQAITTETIFENYDLYLNYLRGGPGFGDPLERKPKMIEDDLNEGHILPRFAESVYGAVFTQDEKGRYIVDEEATMKRREEMRKERLKRGVPTKQWMQEERKKIINKEAAIQVRHMYASSFALSEKFYNEFKSFWNLPEDWKLTEEELEIPVFGTKINKLK, translated from the coding sequence ATGGCGATGAACGTAAAAGAGGTGAAAAAGCGCAAAACGATCGGATGGGATGGAAAAACACTTAAAGAAATGCGGGAGGAAATCGATCGGCTTAGCCAGCTGACTGGACATTACGCAGGATTGAAAGAACTTCCGCTGAAAGAAAGCGATCCGATCCGTTATGAAAAGATCTTTTCCAAACTGCGCGGCGGTGTGGTGCACGCGCGGGAAACGGCGAAAAGAGTTGCCGCATCGCCGATTGTCGAGCAGGAAGGCGAACTATGTTTTACGCTTTACACTCCTGAAGGCGATTCTATCGTTACTTCCACCGGCATCATCATTCACGTTGGCACGATGGGAGCTGCCATCAAATTTATGATTAAAAATGATTATGAAGAGAACCCAGGCATCGAAGATGGTGATATTTTCTGCAACAATGACTGCCAGATCGGAAACGTCCACCCGTGTGACGTTCATACGATTGTGCCAATTTTCTACGAAGGAGAACTCATCGGCTGGGTTGGCGGAGTTACTCACGTTATCGATGTTGGCGCAACAGCTCCTGGAAGCATGACTGTCGGTCCGGTCACCCGTTACGATGACGGTTATCAAGTGGCCTGCCGCAAAATCGGGAAAAACGATACACTGCTAAAAGACTGGTTAATTGAAAGCCAGCGTTCGGTCCGTACTACAAAGTACTGGCTGCTTGATGAACGGACGCGCATAGCCGGATGCCACATGATTCGCGATCTTGTTCTTGATATTGTAAAAGAAGAAGGAATCGATACGTACAAACAATTTATCCGCGAAGTGATCGAAGAAGGGCGCCGCGGCTTTATCAACCAAGTAAAAACGCTGCTTATTCCAGGCAGATACCGTCAAGTTTCTTTTGTAGACGTACCGTACAAAAATCTTGATGTACCTCCTTATGCCCGTGTGAACACGATCATGCACGCGCCGACGGAGATCATCGTTCATAAGGACGGCAAGTTTGAAATCGACTTTGAAGGGGTTAATCGATGGGGCTGGCATAGCTACAACGCGACGCCGGTTTCAATTACGAGCGGAATCTGGGTTATGATGTCGCAAACGCTTATCCCGAACGACCGGGTCAACGATGGAGCATATTATGCGAGCAAGTTTGATCTGCCGTACGGTTCATGGTTAAACCCAGACGATATTCGCACCGCGCACAGCTATGCATGGCATTTCCTTGTATCTGCGTGGAGTCCGTTATGGCGTGGGCTCAGCCGCAACTATTTCGCCCGCGGCTATCTCGAAGAAGTCAACGCAGGAAACGCCAATACATCCAACTGGCTGCAGGGCGGAGGCTACAACCAGTTCAATGAAAACCATGCCGTCAACAGCTTCGAGTCAGCCGCTGAAGGGGTTGGCGCAAGCGCGGTAAGAGACGGGATCAGCCACGCCGCGGCGATTTGGAATCCGGAAGGCGATATGGGCGACATGGAAATCTGGGAGCTGGCAGAACCGCTCATTTATCTCGGAAGAAGCATTAAACCGAATACAGGCGGCCACGGAAAATACCGAGGCGGAAACGGCTATGAATCGTTGAGAATGGTGTATGGGGCAAAAGACTGGACGATGTTCTTCATGGGTAACGGTTACATTTCGAGTGACTGCGGATTGATGGGCGGTTATCCGGCCGCAGCGGGATACCGTTTTGAGGCCCATGGCACGAACTTAAAAGAACGGATCGAAAAGAGACTGCCAATTCCGACTGGCGGTGATCCTGATCCGGATAACCCACAATATGAAAAACTGATGGAAGCAAAAGAAATTATCCGTGATAAGCAGGCAATTACGACGGAAACGATTTTTGAAAACTATGATCTATATTTGAACTATTTGCGTGGGGGTCCAGGATTTGGCGATCCACTAGAGCGGAAACCGAAAATGATCGAAGATGATTTGAACGAAGGCCATATTCTTCCTCGTTTTGCCGAAAGTGTTTATGGAGCAGTCTTCACTCAAGATGAAAAAGGGCGATATATCGTTGATGAAGAAGCAACGATGAAACGCCGTGAGGAAATGAGAAAAGAGCGGCTGAAACGAGGAGTGCCGACAAAACAATGGATGCAAGAGGAAAGAAAGAAAATTATCAACAAAGAAGCAGCGATACAAGTACGTCACATGTATGCGAGCTCTTTCGCGTTAAGTGAAAAGTTTTATAATGAGTTTAAGTCGTTCTGGAACTTGCCAGAAGATTGGAAATTGACAGAAGAGGAATTGGAAATCCCGGTATTTGGTACAAAAATTAATAAGTTGAAATGA
- a CDS encoding acetone carboxylase subunit gamma encodes MEKYDKYDRKTIEELIDGTIDFFKLKEMLSNYKDVDRFDKYISILQERVPWDDPILLPAGLHLYIVQKPDGRRIVKCDCGYEFCEASDNWKLHALIYVRDTVEKMAELYPKLMAPDPEWQVLREYYCPSCATQLEVEAVTPWYPVIKDFEPDIDTFYKEWLKRPLPQAK; translated from the coding sequence ATGGAAAAGTACGATAAATACGATCGCAAGACGATAGAGGAATTAATCGACGGCACGATAGATTTTTTCAAGTTAAAAGAAATGCTCTCCAATTATAAAGACGTTGACCGATTTGACAAATATATTAGCATCCTTCAAGAAAGAGTGCCGTGGGATGATCCGATTTTGCTTCCGGCCGGGCTTCATCTTTATATTGTGCAAAAGCCGGATGGCCGACGCATCGTAAAGTGCGATTGCGGATATGAATTTTGCGAGGCAAGCGACAACTGGAAGCTTCATGCGCTCATCTATGTTCGTGACACAGTGGAAAAAATGGCGGAACTGTATCCGAAATTGATGGCGCCAGATCCGGAATGGCAGGTGCTTCGCGAGTATTACTGCCCTAGCTGTGCAACCCAGCTTGAGGTAGAAGCGGTGACGCCTTGGTATCCGGTCATCAAAGATTTCGAGCCTGATATTGATACGTTTTATAAAGAATGGCTAAAGCGCCCGCTTCCGCAGGCGAAATAA